The following coding sequences lie in one Halomonas sp. 'Soap Lake #6' genomic window:
- the xylB gene encoding xylulokinase — protein sequence MYIGVDCGTQSTKVVVVDVERGTILGDASYPHHLDEAENGRREQAPAEWLVALKGAFSQAIERAGIDAKQVRGIGVSGQQHGMVALDAHGDPVYPAKLWCDTETSAHNSDLVARLGGEAGCLEKLGLVLQTGYTASKVAWLREHHPNAYQCIATLLLPHDYLNFWLTGERVTEAGDASGTGYFDTRQRCWQREVFAEIAPELDPDRVLPRLLEAHEPAGLVRPLVAQELGLGEGVVVSSGGGDNMMGAIGTGNIIRGLVTLSLGTSGTVCAYSAKPVVCDSAMVANFCASHGGWLPLICTMNVTSATSRVRDLFGLDLAEFGKQVAKAPIGSEGVTVLPFFNGERVPMLPNAKGDFLGLSSLNMTQANLCRGVMEGATFGLRYGLELLGDLTAGASQIRLIGGGAKSAVWRQMVADITNTQVICPNITDAAALGAAIQAAWCDLNTQGVTLELLCSRLVHLDTASLTDPKAERVTAYQAVYQRYREALAQRHSIQL from the coding sequence ATGTATATCGGGGTAGATTGCGGTACTCAGAGTACCAAAGTGGTGGTGGTTGACGTGGAGCGCGGCACTATTCTTGGCGACGCCAGCTACCCGCATCATTTGGATGAGGCTGAAAATGGTCGACGGGAACAAGCGCCTGCCGAATGGCTGGTAGCGCTAAAAGGTGCTTTCTCCCAAGCTATCGAGCGAGCGGGTATCGACGCGAAGCAGGTGCGTGGTATCGGCGTGTCTGGCCAGCAACACGGTATGGTGGCGCTGGATGCACATGGTGACCCGGTCTACCCTGCCAAGTTGTGGTGCGATACCGAAACCAGCGCACACAATAGTGACTTGGTGGCACGCCTAGGCGGAGAGGCTGGCTGTTTAGAAAAACTGGGTCTTGTGCTGCAAACTGGCTATACCGCTTCCAAAGTAGCTTGGCTTAGAGAGCACCACCCTAATGCTTATCAGTGCATCGCTACGCTGCTGCTGCCCCATGACTATCTCAATTTCTGGCTGACGGGTGAGCGAGTCACCGAGGCGGGAGATGCCTCCGGCACGGGCTATTTCGATACGCGACAAAGATGCTGGCAGCGCGAGGTGTTCGCTGAAATTGCCCCTGAACTAGACCCAGACAGAGTGCTGCCTAGGCTGCTTGAAGCCCATGAACCGGCCGGTCTGGTGCGCCCGTTAGTTGCCCAGGAACTTGGGCTAGGTGAAGGCGTAGTGGTGTCCTCCGGTGGTGGCGACAATATGATGGGGGCGATTGGTACCGGTAATATCATTCGTGGGCTTGTTACGTTGAGCTTGGGAACCTCAGGCACCGTATGTGCTTACTCAGCCAAGCCTGTAGTGTGTGATAGCGCCATGGTGGCCAATTTTTGTGCTAGCCATGGAGGTTGGTTGCCGCTTATTTGCACCATGAACGTGACGTCGGCCACCAGCCGAGTACGCGACCTGTTTGGGTTGGATTTGGCAGAATTTGGTAAGCAGGTGGCGAAAGCACCGATTGGTTCTGAAGGTGTAACAGTGTTGCCGTTTTTTAATGGCGAGCGCGTGCCGATGCTGCCCAATGCCAAGGGTGATTTTCTTGGTTTGTCCAGCCTTAATATGACCCAGGCAAACCTTTGCCGCGGAGTGATGGAAGGTGCCACCTTTGGCCTGCGTTACGGCCTGGAGTTATTAGGTGATTTAACCGCGGGGGCAAGCCAAATCCGACTGATTGGCGGCGGGGCTAAAAGTGCAGTATGGCGGCAAATGGTGGCGGATATTACCAATACTCAGGTGATTTGCCCAAACATTACCGATGCCGCCGCCTTAGGTGCTGCGATTCAGGCAGCTTGGTGTGATTTGAACACGCAAGGTGTCACGCTTGAGTTGCTTTGTTCCCGCTTGGTTCATCTGGACACAGCATCCCTAACTGACCCTAAGGCTGAGCGTGTTACTGCCTATCAGGCGGTTTATCAGCGCTATCGCGAGGCTCTGGCTCAGCGTCATAGTATTCAGTTATAG
- a CDS encoding TolC family outer membrane protein: protein MRLAHWAVNAPFRPLLLAVLTSSFILPAQAADLVTITRDALNNNAALASARAEFSGVEAARDVVRGGLLPQVNASGNVVHNRQHESQTAARGDAPAPGSEASVGGISDDSFNTASLSLEATQALFNAVTRQEVSQAERQIDQQVYLLAATEQQLLIDVVSAYFDILRAHEILDARFAQERAIGRQLEQAREQFEVGLIAITEVEEARASFDQSRADRIAAESNLQVAFELLEQLTGRRYATIDALGDMPVVLPSPSSRDYWVEQAIERNPQVLAQRAGIELSRAGVEIARAGRLPSVQAFANYRYADSDSSVVSGHDSSSQVGVTANLPIYTGGSTSASIRQGTFQLERSQYDFESQRRTTIQQVRSLYTQVSNNVETVEARQQAIVSNRSALEATRAGYEVGTRNIVDVLNAEQNLYNAIANFAEARYDYVVNLLALRQQSGLLDVAAIEEVNAWLTGDEVSFTLPESGDVDAYQRAMDIGAPPTPDA, encoded by the coding sequence ATGCGACTGGCACATTGGGCAGTCAATGCCCCTTTTCGTCCCCTGCTGTTAGCAGTGCTTACATCTTCTTTCATACTGCCTGCTCAGGCGGCAGACTTAGTTACTATTACGCGAGATGCGCTGAACAATAACGCCGCGTTAGCCTCGGCGCGTGCTGAGTTTTCCGGTGTGGAGGCAGCTCGGGATGTGGTTCGCGGAGGACTGCTGCCGCAGGTTAATGCCTCGGGTAATGTTGTTCACAACCGTCAGCATGAAAGCCAAACTGCTGCTAGGGGAGATGCTCCTGCTCCAGGATCAGAGGCGTCGGTTGGTGGGATCAGTGATGACAGCTTCAATACAGCGTCATTGTCACTGGAAGCCACACAAGCGCTGTTTAATGCAGTTACTCGCCAGGAAGTGAGTCAAGCTGAGCGTCAAATCGACCAGCAGGTGTATTTATTGGCGGCCACCGAGCAACAATTGTTGATTGATGTGGTTAGTGCCTACTTTGATATTCTGCGTGCTCACGAGATTTTAGATGCTCGTTTTGCTCAAGAGCGTGCGATTGGCCGTCAGTTGGAGCAAGCCCGCGAGCAGTTTGAAGTAGGGTTAATTGCGATTACTGAGGTGGAAGAAGCGCGGGCAAGTTTTGACCAGTCCCGGGCTGATCGCATTGCTGCGGAAAGTAATCTACAGGTGGCATTTGAGCTACTTGAACAGCTCACCGGTCGTCGTTACGCCACTATTGATGCTTTAGGGGATATGCCGGTTGTTCTGCCTTCACCGAGTAGTCGCGATTACTGGGTAGAACAGGCAATTGAGCGCAACCCTCAGGTGTTGGCGCAGCGTGCAGGTATTGAGCTTTCTAGGGCTGGTGTTGAAATTGCCCGGGCAGGACGCCTTCCCAGTGTCCAGGCATTTGCCAACTATCGGTATGCGGATAGTGACAGCAGCGTGGTAAGTGGCCACGACTCTTCAAGCCAAGTGGGCGTAACGGCTAATCTCCCCATCTATACCGGCGGCAGCACGAGTGCGAGTATACGCCAAGGCACTTTCCAGCTTGAGCGTAGCCAGTATGATTTTGAGTCGCAGCGCCGTACAACGATTCAGCAGGTTCGTTCACTGTATACCCAGGTGAGCAATAACGTCGAAACTGTTGAAGCACGGCAGCAGGCGATTGTTTCTAATCGTAGTGCGCTAGAGGCTACCCGTGCAGGCTATGAAGTTGGCACACGAAACATTGTAGATGTACTAAATGCAGAGCAAAACCTCTATAACGCTATCGCTAATTTTGCCGAGGCTCGCTACGACTATGTAGTGAACTTACTGGCACTGCGCCAACAGTCAGGTCTATTAGACGTTGCTGCCATTGAAGAGGTGAATGCGTGGTTAACCGGTGATGAGGTGAGTTTTACTCTGCCTGAAAGCGGTGATGTGGATGCCTATCAGAGGGCAATGGATATCGGTGCCCCGCCTACTCCGGACGCTTAG
- a CDS encoding efflux RND transporter periplasmic adaptor subunit — protein MKKMIHSTRASLVTLIAALALAACGQEQTGAPAQQQEAPPHAVEVAEVVRQDIPLNKSYPSLLRSDSEVTLVARVSGFLEERHFEAGQLVEQGDRLYTIEPDLYQATVNQREADLQSARAEQARAQRDAQRFEQLLSQNSVSRQQYDQALAEQRVAQARVAQAEAALTSANLDLGYANVTAPVSGMISLSQINVGNLVSPGSELATITPLDPLEVRFQLPQRDAFELRRQLGENGKASDISANLTIPGLSGSIGSELVGQLNFLGSRVDAGTSTVQASASFANPDGAVLPGQFVRVRLEGLKRFNVIAVPEIAVTQGLMGPRVFVLDEENKARERTVQLGDVAGPWQIIVDGLEEGERVVVGDPAGVEPGRVIEPKRFDGDAEQLVESVEQAEAQEQQAQAEAAAAMTEDADDMSADEGEEGAQ, from the coding sequence ATGAAGAAAATGATTCACTCGACTAGAGCGAGTCTAGTGACGCTGATAGCTGCACTGGCACTTGCTGCCTGCGGGCAAGAGCAGACTGGAGCCCCGGCGCAGCAACAGGAGGCGCCGCCTCATGCTGTAGAAGTCGCAGAGGTAGTGCGTCAGGATATACCGCTGAATAAGTCTTACCCGTCACTGTTGCGCAGCGATAGTGAGGTAACGCTGGTGGCGCGGGTGAGTGGCTTTCTAGAAGAACGACACTTTGAGGCTGGCCAGCTAGTGGAACAGGGCGACCGGCTCTACACGATTGAGCCTGATCTCTATCAGGCGACCGTTAATCAGCGTGAGGCTGATCTACAAAGCGCGCGGGCAGAGCAAGCCCGTGCCCAGCGTGATGCGCAGCGCTTTGAACAGTTGTTGAGCCAAAACTCAGTTAGCCGTCAACAGTATGATCAAGCCCTGGCTGAGCAGCGCGTTGCCCAGGCGCGTGTTGCCCAGGCGGAAGCCGCTCTCACCAGTGCCAACCTTGATTTGGGCTATGCCAACGTTACAGCTCCGGTATCAGGGATGATCAGCTTAAGCCAAATCAATGTTGGTAACCTGGTGAGCCCCGGGTCAGAGCTTGCCACTATTACGCCATTAGACCCTCTTGAAGTGCGCTTTCAACTGCCCCAGCGGGATGCGTTTGAGCTCCGCCGCCAGCTTGGTGAAAATGGCAAGGCTTCTGATATTTCCGCCAATCTTACCATCCCAGGATTAAGTGGAAGTATCGGCTCAGAGCTTGTAGGGCAATTGAACTTCCTCGGTTCACGAGTGGATGCTGGCACCAGCACTGTGCAGGCTTCTGCCAGCTTTGCCAACCCTGATGGTGCTGTTTTACCTGGTCAGTTTGTACGTGTACGTCTTGAAGGCCTGAAGCGTTTTAACGTAATTGCTGTGCCCGAAATTGCTGTAACTCAGGGGCTTATGGGTCCTCGTGTGTTTGTACTGGACGAAGAGAACAAAGCTCGTGAGCGTACTGTTCAGTTAGGTGACGTGGCAGGCCCGTGGCAAATCATTGTGGACGGTCTTGAAGAGGGAGAGCGAGTGGTTGTGGGTGACCCGGCAGGTGTCGAGCCTGGTCGGGTTATTGAGCCCAAGCGCTTTGACGGCGATGCAGAGCAACTGGTGGAAAGCGTTGAACAAGCCGAAGCTCAGGAGCAGCAAGCGCAGGCCGAGGCTGCAGCTGCGATGACCGAAGATGCTGACGATATGTCAGCAGATGAAGGGGAAGAGGGCGCGCAATAA
- a CDS encoding efflux RND transporter permease subunit, whose product MNFSNFFISRPIFATVLAIILTLVGTMAMRILPIEQYPSVVPPTVSVQAQFPGADAETVAQTVAAPLAEAINGVEDMLYMTSNSADNGLMSLSVAFNIGTDGDINTINVNNRVQGALSRLPEAVQAQGVSVSLRSDSILMLVALTSPSGDYNNVYMQNYATLNILDELRQVPGVGNAEVLGGGEFAMRIWMDPDKLAQYDLTPSEVASAIRAQNTEIPAGNLAATPQSDPRAYTYTITAGGRLSDTADFRNIYLRTNPDGSSLRLEDVARIELGASFYGIDARLNGATMTPIIINQQPGANALATAEAVRSTMEELAVRFPPGLEYVTPYDTTLFIDASVETVLKTFIEAFLIVIVILFIFLQNWRFTVIAMSVVPVSVIGTFAGFYLFDFSINLLTLFALVLSIGIVVDDAILVVENVERVLSEDEDISVRDATIRAMKEVGGPVIATSLIMAAVFVPVAFMGGFTGQIYQQFAITVAISVALSALMALTFTPALSAIFIKHNLHKTKQSAFKRAITTPLRLFDRFFAGFTAVYMWFVKKLVRFWVLALALTVATGIGSYWLYANTPSTLVPETDQGIVLVSVSLPDAASLDRTQNYMADLSAAIEDIPGVQYSSAVAGYDILSSAVNTARGIIFVNMHPWAERDLTADELVGHIMELGASIDGGSAMAFNVPPIMGLSTTGGFTGYLQSFDGASPRELYEASLQIMGAANQHPALNQVFTTFNVNVPSFRAEIDQQKALSYGVALENISSALSNTFGNGFVNFFSYQNRNFQVYLQNEDEFRKTPEDINNVYVRGGNGERIPLSEFVTLERQVGPSVVSRFGVYAGAQFQGGAAPGYSSAQAIEAMDEVVLDTLGPDWGMGWTGTAYQEANLGNTAMLAIVFGIMMVFLILAAQYESWSLPLAVLTATPFAFLGGIGGIALRGLDTSVYVQIGMLVVVGLAAKNAILIVEFAELQRKELGKSIREAAITAAELRFRPIVMTSLAFIFGTLPLALATGASDVSSHHIGTTVAVGMASVAILGSLFIPSFYAMIASVSDWLYRKRHPDHQAEPPALEHDAQ is encoded by the coding sequence ATGAATTTTTCCAACTTCTTTATCAGTCGTCCGATTTTCGCCACGGTGTTGGCGATTATTCTGACACTGGTAGGTACTATGGCGATGCGAATACTGCCCATTGAGCAGTATCCCAGCGTTGTGCCACCTACGGTCTCAGTGCAAGCCCAGTTCCCTGGGGCAGATGCCGAAACCGTGGCACAAACGGTAGCAGCGCCGCTGGCTGAGGCGATTAACGGCGTTGAGGACATGCTTTACATGACCTCAAATAGCGCAGATAACGGGCTTATGAGCTTGAGCGTGGCGTTTAATATCGGCACTGACGGCGATATTAATACCATCAACGTGAACAACCGGGTTCAAGGTGCACTGTCACGACTGCCTGAGGCGGTGCAGGCTCAGGGGGTTAGTGTCTCACTTCGCTCTGATTCAATTCTGATGCTGGTAGCACTGACGTCGCCAAGCGGTGACTACAACAATGTTTACATGCAGAACTATGCCACTCTTAATATTCTCGATGAGCTGCGCCAAGTGCCGGGCGTTGGTAATGCTGAGGTGTTAGGCGGTGGTGAGTTCGCCATGCGCATCTGGATGGATCCTGACAAGCTGGCCCAATACGACTTAACGCCTAGCGAGGTAGCCAGTGCTATTCGCGCACAAAATACAGAAATCCCTGCCGGGAATTTAGCCGCTACGCCGCAAAGCGATCCGCGGGCTTATACCTATACTATTACTGCTGGTGGGCGTTTATCTGATACTGCTGATTTCCGTAATATCTACCTGCGTACGAACCCAGATGGCTCCTCACTGCGCTTGGAAGATGTTGCGCGCATTGAACTAGGCGCCTCGTTCTACGGCATTGACGCTCGGTTAAATGGCGCGACGATGACGCCGATTATTATCAACCAGCAGCCGGGAGCTAACGCTCTTGCAACGGCTGAGGCAGTGCGCTCTACAATGGAAGAGTTGGCGGTGCGCTTTCCGCCAGGGCTTGAGTATGTGACACCCTACGATACAACGCTGTTTATTGATGCTTCGGTGGAAACCGTACTCAAGACCTTTATCGAAGCATTTCTAATCGTTATCGTTATTCTGTTTATTTTCCTGCAAAACTGGCGTTTTACTGTGATTGCCATGTCGGTGGTGCCAGTATCGGTCATCGGTACGTTTGCAGGCTTCTATCTTTTTGATTTCTCTATCAACTTGCTAACACTGTTTGCCCTCGTGTTGTCGATCGGGATAGTGGTAGACGATGCTATCCTGGTGGTTGAAAACGTTGAGCGTGTACTTAGTGAAGACGAGGACATTAGTGTCCGCGATGCCACTATTCGCGCGATGAAAGAGGTAGGTGGGCCTGTTATTGCTACATCGCTCATTATGGCGGCAGTTTTTGTGCCAGTAGCTTTCATGGGGGGCTTTACGGGGCAAATTTATCAACAGTTTGCGATTACTGTAGCAATTTCAGTAGCGCTCTCTGCGTTAATGGCACTGACGTTTACACCAGCGCTTTCAGCAATTTTCATTAAGCACAATCTGCATAAGACCAAGCAGTCTGCGTTTAAGCGCGCAATCACCACGCCGCTGCGTCTGTTTGATCGATTTTTTGCAGGATTCACTGCGGTATATATGTGGTTTGTGAAAAAGTTGGTGCGATTTTGGGTATTGGCGCTCGCTCTTACTGTCGCAACGGGTATCGGTTCCTACTGGCTGTATGCCAATACGCCCTCAACGCTAGTACCTGAAACCGACCAGGGTATTGTACTAGTGAGCGTATCTCTGCCGGATGCTGCGTCGCTTGACCGTACCCAAAATTACATGGCTGACCTAAGCGCTGCTATTGAAGATATCCCGGGGGTTCAGTACTCATCGGCAGTGGCAGGCTATGACATTTTGTCGAGTGCGGTGAATACGGCGCGTGGCATTATCTTTGTGAATATGCACCCATGGGCTGAGCGTGATCTCACTGCCGACGAGTTGGTGGGGCATATTATGGAGTTGGGTGCCAGTATTGATGGTGGCTCTGCCATGGCGTTTAACGTACCGCCGATAATGGGGCTGTCGACAACAGGTGGTTTTACCGGCTATCTACAATCCTTTGATGGTGCTTCGCCGCGAGAACTTTATGAAGCCTCGCTGCAAATTATGGGGGCCGCTAATCAGCATCCGGCATTGAATCAGGTGTTCACAACCTTCAATGTCAACGTGCCTTCTTTCCGCGCTGAAATTGATCAGCAGAAAGCACTTAGCTATGGCGTAGCGCTGGAAAACATATCATCAGCACTCTCCAATACTTTCGGTAATGGCTTTGTTAACTTCTTTAGCTACCAAAACCGTAACTTCCAGGTTTATTTGCAGAACGAGGATGAGTTCCGCAAGACGCCTGAAGACATTAATAATGTATATGTGCGGGGAGGTAACGGTGAACGCATACCGCTCTCTGAATTCGTTACCCTTGAGCGGCAAGTGGGCCCTTCTGTAGTTTCGCGATTTGGGGTTTACGCGGGAGCGCAATTCCAAGGTGGCGCTGCACCTGGATATAGCTCTGCACAGGCTATTGAAGCTATGGATGAGGTGGTCTTGGATACCCTTGGTCCTGACTGGGGAATGGGGTGGACGGGTACGGCTTATCAAGAAGCAAACCTAGGCAATACCGCGATGTTGGCAATTGTCTTTGGGATTATGATGGTCTTCTTGATTCTAGCGGCTCAATATGAAAGCTGGTCGTTGCCTTTAGCGGTACTTACCGCTACACCTTTTGCCTTCCTGGGTGGCATCGGGGGGATAGCACTGCGGGGACTTGATACCAGTGTTTACGTCCAGATCGGTATGCTGGTGGTCGTTGGTTTGGCTGCCAAGAATGCTATCTTGATTGTTGAATTCGCCGAGTTGCAGCGAAAGGAACTGGGGAAATCTATTCGTGAGGCGGCCATCACTGCGGCTGAACTGCGCTTTCGTCCTATCGTTATGACATCTCTGGCCTTTATCTTTGGTACCTTACCATTGGCATTGGCCACAGGTGCCAGCGATGTTAGTAGCCATCATATCGGTACGACCGTTGCGGTGGGGATGGCTTCGGTGGCGATACTGGGTAGCCTTTTCATCCCGAGCTTTTATGCCATGATCGCCTCAGTATCTGACTGGCTCTATCGTAAGCGGCACCCTGACCACCAGGCCGAGCCACCTGCGCTAGAGCACGACGCGCAGTAA
- a CDS encoding alpha/beta fold hydrolase: MDALEFVRVRELDIAVRIWNPTASRTLVAWHGLARHGGDFSALAHQLGPEWRIIAPDTPGRGLSSWSLFPAHDYLYSHYITVALAILDHFEVQQANWLGTSMGGLLGMLLAADPQHSQRIDRLILNDVGPELNKQGLIALSSYFSVAHRFSNFSDLQSELKQHYASFGITQEKEWQELALNSARRLPDGSWTYHFDPRIGEQFIHDTPRDTWAAWENIRCPVMVIRGAESTLLDAETLPRMAEAQPSLKVLTVPNCGHAPMLNQAEQVIPIRQFLDTSLHSHGSPSRAATAVSPTHWLMKQWRRLFGQ; encoded by the coding sequence ATGGACGCTTTAGAGTTTGTACGCGTTCGCGAACTCGATATTGCTGTGCGCATTTGGAATCCCACGGCTTCACGCACTTTGGTGGCATGGCATGGTCTTGCTCGCCACGGCGGCGACTTTTCAGCACTGGCCCATCAATTGGGCCCCGAATGGCGTATTATTGCCCCGGACACTCCAGGCAGAGGCCTTTCAAGCTGGTCTTTGTTTCCTGCCCACGACTACCTCTACAGCCATTACATAACGGTAGCACTCGCCATCCTGGACCACTTCGAAGTGCAGCAGGCCAATTGGCTAGGCACATCAATGGGCGGGCTATTAGGCATGCTATTAGCAGCCGATCCGCAGCACAGTCAACGCATAGATCGACTTATTCTTAACGATGTTGGGCCAGAACTGAACAAGCAGGGCTTGATTGCGCTATCCAGCTACTTCAGCGTTGCCCACCGTTTTAGTAATTTTTCTGATCTACAATCAGAGCTAAAGCAGCATTATGCAAGCTTTGGAATTACCCAGGAAAAGGAGTGGCAAGAACTGGCACTCAATAGCGCTAGGCGCCTTCCAGATGGCAGTTGGACCTATCATTTTGACCCGCGTATCGGTGAGCAATTTATCCACGACACGCCACGTGATACTTGGGCAGCGTGGGAGAATATTCGCTGCCCGGTGATGGTCATCCGCGGCGCAGAATCTACCCTGCTAGATGCCGAAACATTACCGCGCATGGCCGAAGCACAGCCTTCACTGAAGGTGCTGACGGTACCTAATTGCGGCCACGCACCAATGCTGAACCAAGCGGAACAAGTAATCCCTATTCGTCAGTTTCTCGATACCTCACTTCACTCGCATGGCTCTCCAAGTCGCGCTGCCACTGCTGTATCACCAACACATTGGTTAATGAAGCAGTGGCGGCGACTCTTTGGCCAGTAA
- a CDS encoding TetR family transcriptional regulator gives MARKTKAEAAATREALLNAAEEVFFEKGVARTSLEQIARHAGLTRGAVYWHFKNKADLFMALVERVRMPFESLLEEVNNADTDISPLEAIRLACHAGLNHLEQPSRQRILSILLHRCEFFSDINPIEMQDKFGEECLDGMLAVFQLAYAQGLLREGLSAELAARLMQSTLGGLFHDWLRTPEAFSVRERGGEMIDTLIHLMQR, from the coding sequence ATGGCAAGAAAAACCAAAGCAGAAGCCGCCGCTACTCGTGAAGCGCTGCTGAATGCTGCTGAAGAGGTGTTTTTCGAAAAAGGCGTAGCCCGTACATCGCTTGAACAGATTGCGCGCCATGCAGGCCTCACCCGTGGAGCTGTTTACTGGCATTTTAAAAATAAAGCTGATCTTTTCATGGCACTGGTTGAGCGCGTTCGTATGCCTTTCGAGTCATTGCTGGAAGAGGTCAACAATGCCGATACCGATATCTCACCACTTGAGGCTATACGCTTGGCCTGCCATGCAGGGCTTAATCACTTGGAACAGCCTTCCCGCCAACGTATTCTCTCCATCCTGCTTCACCGCTGTGAATTCTTTAGCGACATCAATCCAATTGAAATGCAGGATAAATTTGGTGAAGAGTGCCTTGATGGAATGCTAGCTGTGTTCCAACTTGCCTATGCTCAAGGGCTGCTACGCGAGGGTTTAAGCGCAGAATTAGCAGCACGCCTGATGCAATCAACACTAGGTGGATTATTTCACGATTGGCTGCGCACGCCAGAAGCGTTTTCAGTTCGTGAGCGGGGTGGCGAAATGATTGATACACTGATTCATTTAATGCAGCGCTGA
- a CDS encoding succinylglutamate desuccinylase/aspartoacylase family protein, translated as MARSPFELAGYTIQPGQRLQIDMPVARLYTHTPLHIPVEVVHGRKAGPVMLVCGGIHGDEINGVEIVRRLLRSKAINSLRGTLIAVPVVNVFGFLQQTRYLPDRRDLNRCFPGSDKGSLGGRIAALFREEIVDHATHIIDLHTGAIHRTNLPQIRAQLHEGSETARMADAFGAPVILNAELREGSLRHYAQTQGIPVLTYEAGEALRFDEWAIAPGVRGILRVMRRLDMLAGAQRQRSPAPAELANGSSWARAPIDGILRPKIRLGARVAKGEVLGKVADPFGNDEYEVRSMADGIVIGMSRLPLANEGEALYHIARFDEIEEAETAIESFQSSLTPPPDAMF; from the coding sequence ATGGCACGATCCCCCTTTGAGTTAGCTGGATATACCATTCAGCCCGGACAGCGTTTGCAAATTGATATGCCAGTGGCGCGTTTATATACCCATACGCCGTTGCATATTCCGGTTGAAGTGGTGCATGGCCGTAAGGCGGGGCCTGTGATGCTGGTATGCGGCGGGATACATGGTGATGAAATTAATGGCGTAGAGATTGTGCGTCGGTTATTGCGTTCTAAAGCAATTAATAGCCTGCGTGGAACGCTGATTGCTGTGCCCGTCGTAAATGTTTTTGGGTTTTTACAACAGACCCGCTACTTACCTGATCGGCGAGATCTAAATCGTTGTTTTCCGGGCAGCGATAAAGGCTCTCTAGGTGGTCGTATTGCTGCGCTATTTCGTGAGGAAATAGTGGACCATGCAACACATATAATTGATCTACATACCGGCGCCATACACCGTACCAATCTCCCGCAAATTCGTGCCCAGTTACATGAAGGCAGTGAAACCGCGCGTATGGCTGATGCTTTTGGGGCTCCAGTGATTCTCAATGCGGAGCTGCGTGAAGGTAGCCTACGGCATTATGCCCAAACCCAGGGTATTCCAGTGCTCACCTACGAAGCTGGTGAAGCGTTACGCTTTGATGAATGGGCCATCGCGCCAGGCGTACGGGGTATTTTACGGGTGATGCGCCGACTAGATATGTTGGCCGGTGCTCAACGACAACGCTCTCCTGCGCCTGCTGAGCTTGCCAATGGCTCTAGTTGGGCGAGGGCACCCATCGATGGCATCTTGCGACCTAAAATACGTTTAGGTGCCCGGGTTGCTAAAGGCGAAGTGCTGGGCAAAGTAGCTGACCCTTTCGGTAATGATGAGTATGAGGTGCGCTCGATGGCCGATGGTATCGTGATTGGTATGAGCCGACTTCCCTTAGCAAATGAAGGGGAGGCGCTTTACCACATCGCTCGCTTTGATGAAATTGAAGAAGCGGAAACTGCCATTGAGAGCTTTCAGTCGAGCCTTACGCCGCCACCTGATGCCATGTTTTGA